Genomic DNA from Gimesia aquarii:
GAATTCCCGCACCACCCAAAGCAAATTGAGTGCGGTCAAATTCAGCCAGGTAAAGTGAATATCCTACGGGGATTGTTGAGATCAATCCGGCCAAGGCGATCCATTTCAACTGGTTCCGTTCGTAGGCATTTTGGCTTTTGAGATAACCATAAAATAATGCTGCAAGAGTGGCGAGGTAATAGAGCCCGGCGATACTGATATACGCATAAACGGTCCAACGCAGAACATAAACGACTTGAATCACATGTTGCGGATATTCGATGGGAGTCGATTCATTGTCGCCAATATTCGAAGTACTCCACAAATATGTCAGGCATCCTACGAGCAAGAGGGTTGTGGCAACCGGGATTGAATAAACAGTGCGGAGTAAACCGACAGGATGTTGTGCTAACCATGGGATCACACGGGGATATGTAATAAAAAAGTGAAGTGTAATTGCAGGGATCAAAACCGCTGCAATTACAAAAGGAACATTGAGAGCCAGAGTTCCAGCAATAATCCACCAGTTGTAACCTCCGATGAAGGCGACGAGTGTGGTGGTTCCCATGATAAAAAAGATACGTGTTGTTCGGTCAAAAGGGCGCATCCAAAATGCAAACGCACCAATTGCCAGAATCACAATTTCCAGCGAAAACCAAAGTAGTGAAATGGCAACATCCGCTGCAGGGATGGATTGGATTTTTATCCAGGCAGACTTGCCCAACTTCTGTTCGGTGCTCCAGTAGTCAATTTTGATATACCGGCCACTATCTTGAATTTCGACCATAAAAGGAACATCGAGTTCGGAAGGGTCTGAATTGGGTCGTAACTGACCGCCTGGAGGAAGGTCAATACTCCTTAGTTCGTTAAGTGTTTGCGAGAAATCAAGAAACGTACGGATAGGTTCATTACCGATTTTGGTAAGTATGTCTGTCGGTCTTGGAGCAGGTGCAGAACCGGTCTTTTCAATTCCCGGGGTCGCTTTGATTTCGATTCCTGCAGGAACGGATTGTCCTGGTCCAGCTTCGACACTATCCAACATGGCTCGCAGACGAAGATCAGGACTGGTGGTTACGAAGCCCAAAACGATCACGCTGTAGATGATGGCCAAAATACCGCATGTGAATAAAACAGCTCGTTCTAGAATCCCTTGTTTGTTCATTGCTCTTCATTCCAGAACCGAATTTCGCTGTCTCTAAACGAAATAACGGAAAGTGTTGAACTCCAGAACAGCGCCGATTTTTCGGCGCTGATACGCATTGGCTATCAACAATAGAGCATTTCGGCGCCGAAATTTCAAGTATGAGTATAAAAATCGTCGAAACCGAACACATCCTATATTATCTAAGTTCTTAAAAACAAAGATGAATCTGAGAGTTCAACGTTTTATCCAACATATTTGAACAAAAATTTGAAGATATGAGGGCAAGAGCTTAAAACGACAGGGATTGGCACAGAGTATGCTACAGCTATCTATAGAAAGTGTTATTTCAATCAAAAAACGGAGTTTACAGGTTCATTCAGAACCGTTGATTGTGAATGCTTTCTGAACCCAGCCTGGCCCTTAAAAAGGAATTTGGTCTGGACGGACATTCTCCAGATGGTCCCCCTGATTAGCTAGTTCTGACCCAGCCTGCTTATCAGTTTCTGTGAAGTGCATAAAATAATTTTTTTCCGTCCACAATTCACCGCCTTTTTAAGGGCTTTCTTTATGCGCTGAATTATTCCTGCGCGTGATTTTATAGATGGTTGCAAGTTCTCAACCTGGTGGAAATGTCCACTTGAGTTGAATGAGATCGTTCTTCTTTAAGGAGGACGAAGAGTCTTGAGGTCCCCAAACTCCATCACTTATTTAACATGGCCGAAATACAAAGTTGTTTTGTATTCGAACATGATTTTTCCTTCGGTTTGATTTTCCTCAAAAATTTCCTGCAGGCGTTTCATAATCTCTTCATAACCCGCTTCTCCGAGATTCGGGCAATAGGAAGAAGAGAGCAGACGTCCTTTGAGAGCAGGGAAATCGAAGATTTGGTGATTGGGAAATGTCCGATGTTCAATCGGATGTGGATCAAAGAACTGTTCAAGTTCAGCCAGGGTTATGTTTGTGTGGTTGATTTGCTGATAATCAGTAGCAAATTCAAGAAGCATCTTTTCGTATGCGATCAGAAAGGGAGTTGTGTCAACAAGCCTTTCGTTCCAGATTAATACGACCCAACCCTGGGGTTTGAGAATTCGTTGAAATTCCTGTTTTGTTCGATCATGTTGGAACCAATGAAACGCCTGGCCTGCGATGATGAAATCAATAATGTCAGCTGGCAAATGAGTTTGTTCTGCAGTTGCGTCGATGCTGTGAAATTGAGGATAGTCTTTTAAAAATGCTTCTGCCGCCGCTCGCATTTCTGCATTTGGTTCCACGCCATAGACGGTATTGTGATGGTCGAGAAAAAGCCTGGTTGAAATTCCGGTACCTGATCCGATGTCTGCAATCAGCGAATCTGGAGTGAGTCCACATTCTGTTTTTAACAGCTCCAGTACCTGTGGGGGATATCCAGGTCGATATTTGGTGTAATTTTCAACACGGTCAGAAAAGCGGGTTTTTGAGTCTTTCATGCCGTTACCCTGAGCGGAGAGAGGGGATGATACAAAATACTTGCGATAGTATAACGCCTGAGTTTTCAATCACACGAAAAATCGCTGTATTCAAAGGCTGGTTGAGCGGACTTTTTTGATTTCAGGTGGTTCTTTATCAAAGGTCCAGTAGTTCATACCAAGATAGCTTTTAGAAATGAGCCATTTTCGATTTGAGGCCGAAGTATCTTGTTTGATCAGTGAGAAGAGGTCGCTTAATACAGCGCGGTTACTGCCGTAATAGGAGTGACTCATAAAGCTGGTATCAACTGCAGAGACATCAATCGTTTCGATGCCATCCATAACGAGCGGCTCACGGGAATCTCCTGCCCTCCGCTCCTGGTTGACTGCTTTGGACGCTACCAGCGCGACATCCCCGGAGCCTGAATAGAGTGTGACACGGTTTGATTGCGCGATAATGGTAGGGGCCAGTTCTTTGAATTCAGAAACACCGACGTCAGGCGCGGCTAAGATTACATTTTGAAATGGTTTTATTTTTGTGAAGTGTTCTGGTAAACGGTTCAAGGCGCGCATCACAACACGGTTTCCCATACTGTGCACCATGAGATTGATTTTTGTTCCCGGTGGTACCGAATTCACTAATGATTCCAAAAAATGAGCCATCGGTTCAACGCTTGCGTTGGCGACCTCTCCGTCGAGTAGATATTTTTCTACCCCTCCCTGTGAAGGCCAACTGTAACAGATAATAGCGCCATTGAAGGGGAGATCATTGGCAATTTGAGCGGCACGCGTGATAGAACTTGAAAAGTTGACGTTAAATCCGTGGACGAACAGGAAGACATCTTTTTGGGGCGAACGTTCTATCAGCGTGTTTAAATTTTCAAAAAAAGGCGCTTCATTTGCGGGAGTTAATGAAGCGATTTCGACTTGCCCTTCCGGAGCAGGTGCTCCCTGCCATAATGTTTGAATGACTTTGGTTTTCAGGTCACTCTTATTCGTTCGAGATATTTGCACATGGCCTGTACCGTATGCCAACTCAGTCCCGTATTCATTTGCGTAACGTGTCATGCCTTCTGAATTTGTTTCGGGTAACCGATTTGTAGCATACAGGATTTTCCAGCTCGTAAATTCATCTGTTTTTTCCGCGGCGATTGGATCTTTGAGAGAATCAGCATAGGTTTCTACCAGTTGTTGGGACAAAGCCCCCGTTACTTTTCCGGTATAGATCAAATCCATTTTGGACCGCATTGTTTGACAGGAAAAGCAGAGACTTGCGCAGAGACAGAACAATACCACCAAACTTATAGGGGAAGGTTTCATTTCAAATGTCTTTGAAGGGCTGGGATAGGAAAGAGTTGAGAGAGTGAGGAAGAATAGCTGGTTTTCGAAATCAGGTGAACCCCAATGAAAAAAGTGGTCATTTGGCCATGTTTTTGTCTTAGGCGATGTTAGCTGGGACTTTGCTGATTTGCCAAAGCAAACGCAAGATTGATTCCATTAAATAGAGCATGCGTCATAACAATGGAAGCATAGCTCCGACGGTAATAAAAAAGTGTTCCCAGTATGAAAGCTAATGGAAATAAGGGTATGCAATCAGGGAAGCCATGTACAAAACTGAAGACCATTGAACTGATTGAGATGGCAACGATTGGATGTAGAAAATTTTCAAGCCAGCTTTGAAGGATGATGCGATAGATCAATTCCTCAAATAAAGGCGCTACGACAACGGCGGAGATAGAAATCCATGCGATGGTTGAAAATTCCGGGTGTTCTTTCAGCAGGAGTAAGAAGGGATGCATTGTCTCTTCCGTTCGAAATGAATGGGTCACCAGGAGAAGTGACATGACGGGTATCAATAATAGTAGAAACCCGATTGATCCATCGCGAAGCTGGCCCCTTTTATCATTCGCACGAAATCCTAATTTTTGCAGGGAGTGATGGTGGGATACTGCCAGAGTGCATAAGATTACCACCCCAAAGAAAAACGTGATCATGCAGGATGCAATGACCGTTTCCAGAGAAATGACGTTCGGTTTAATGCTTGTTGTCTGCCATTGACTCCATTCTCTGGTGATCGAATTGATAAACTGAAAGGAAATCCAGAGAAGTGCAAGCATAACCGGCAATGAGATTTCCAGTTGGCAACGATCTGGGTTTAACTGAAAAAGGGCCGTCACACTCTTTGCTCTCAAGAGCAGAAACCAGTAGCGCATGCTCAGCAACGTCAGTAGTAAAGTCAACAGGATTAGCGATGTAGAAATCAACCTGAGGAGCCTTAAATAACACATGAAAAACGGTTAAGGGACCATCGTCGTAATCGGAAACAAGAATTACAAGCCGAATCAGCATTGGTTTTGCCGACTCTGTGGTACTTCGTGTCTTTGGTGGTTATGCTACGTGTTAGATCATTGAGCTATTGAAACCGCTTTCTAAGGTACGAAATCACAGTCGTGGATAATATTCTCGAAGAAATTATTGCCACAAAACAGATAGAAGTCAGTCAGGCAAAAGCGAGACTGCCTTTCGAGCAATTGGCAGAGCAATTGACAGATGCGCCCTCCATACGGGATTTTGTGAACTCATTGAAAATACATGCTCCTGTGGGAATGATTGCGGAAGTAAAAAAGGCTTCCCCTTCAGCAGGTTTGATTCGCAAAGATTTTCATCCAGTGGACATAGCCCGGACCTATGAGGCATCGGGAGCTGCCTGTATCAGTGTGCTAACAGACGAACATTATTTTCAAGGCCATCTTGATTACTTGAAAGCAGTGCGCAGGGCTGTTTCGATTCCGGTGTTAAGAAAAGAATTTATCATTGATCGTTATCAGATTCTGGAAGCCCGGGTTGCAGGTGCTGACTCTGTTCTCCTGATTGCTGAATGTCTAGATGACAGCCAGTTGGAAGATTTGTATGCTTACGCGATGGAACTGGGGATGTCAGCTTTGGTGGAAATTTATGATCCACAGAATTTGGAACGAGTATTGAAATTGTCTCCTCCGATGTTGGGCATTAATAATCGTAATTTAAAGACGTTCGTCACAACGCTCGACCACTCGATTCAATTTAGTTCTGAAATCCCTCAAAATTGTTTACTTATTAGTGAAAGCGGAATCCAAAACCGGCAGGATGTTCTTCGCCTGCAAAATTCAGGAGTAGGAGGTATCCTGGTCGGAGAAACTCTCATGCGCGCTCCTGATATCGGAGAAAAAGTGAGCGAACTGCTCGGCACCAATGTCTAAATCAGCTTCATTTTCAGCAATTAATCAACCTGTCAACAAAGCATAGAAGGATCAGCCATGTCAAATACGGAACAACAAGTGGAGCACGTAATGGTCGTTCCCACACTTCTCTTCCATGAAGTTGGTTATTTTCAAGGGTTTAATGGTCAGGTGGATTCTTATCTCAAAACCTTATTCGATCCTACTTACATCAGTTTCAGACCTCGCGATACAGTTGAAGAAGACCCCAGTTTCAAACAGTTAATTCCGTACTGTATTTTTCGGCATGAAGGAGAGATCTTTTATTATACGCGTGGTTCCAAAGGAGGCGAACAACGGTTGCATGCTAAGCGTTCAATAGGAATTGGCGGGCATATTTCTTCAGAAGACGATGCGAAAGCGGGATCTACTTACCGAGAGGGGATGGAACGTGAGATTGATGAAGAAGTCGTAATGGAAACTGGATATACAGAACAGTGTGTAGGCCTGATTAATGACGATGAAACGGAGGTCGGAAAGGTCCACTTGGGAATAGTTCACATATTTGACCTAGAGTTGCCCAAAGTTCTACCCCGTGAAGAGTCGATTATAAAGACAGGGTTTGACTCACCGGAAAAATTGTTACAAGAGTTAGATCAGTTCGAAACATGGTCTCAGATCTGCCTCAAGGGGTTATTTGAGCCATCTTAACTCTTCTCGGCAAGAACTGCCGGTAGAAACGTAAATTTGACTCAACAGTGAAATCAACCATTGCAGGGCTGCTGTCTAATACGCGGTGCAGTCCAGTTTGCTCAACGAAGGAATGTGGGCAGATAGTGCGTATACAAATGTTATAATGAGACTTTCAAAGTGACAAAGGAGTGTCTTCAAATGAAAATCACGTTTCGTGGATGGATCGTCATTGGCTGTTTTATGGCTGTGTTATCAGTGATGGCAATCCTGGGAGCCGGAGTGCAAGCTCAGCAACCAGCATCAAAAAAAACAGCGATGACAACCAGCCAGAAAAACCCAGGACAAATCTCTGAAGCGCAGCTGGGAAATCTACTGAAAGCGATGGGTTTAAACACAACCAAGAAGAAAAAACGTTACGACTTTCAGTTCAAAGCAAATCAGAATAAGGAAGAGTGGGAACTCTCGATGTCTGCTGTTCTCAGTGAGAATGGCGAATGGGTTTGGGTGATGGCTTGGCTGGACCCACTTCCCAGAAGTGCAGCTGATGTGCCTCGTACGGCAATGCTGCGGTTGTTGTCTGATAATGACCGCATGGGGAATGGCAAATTTTTCGCTTACATTGCCAGCAATCGACGATTTGTTTTGCAGCGAGTGATTCCCAATCAGAATATGACAACGAAAAGATTCCATGGTATTCTGAGTGATTTGGGGAGCAGTGTAGTTCAGTATTACCCACACTGGTCAACCGATAACTGGAAACGTTCTTCTGCTCCACAGTCTCAAGGCACTGCTCAGAAGTCTGTGGTTCGTCCGACTCAGACGGCATCGGGGGCTTCTAATTTTACTCCAAAGAAGCAGAATTAACTTTATCTTTTTAGAGTCACTTAATTCGATTCGAATTTGATTTTGAAGAACAACTAACAATCCTTGCTACCTTGATGGCGGCAAGGATTGTTTTATATATAGCAGAACGAAAATTCTGCTTGAATGTTGTTTTCTGGGCTGCTTGCTTGTCCTGTCTACGACCTGCTAAACTCTCAGTTCAACGATGCCCTCCGAAAAGTGAAAGAGACAGTTTATGCGAGCGATTCGCTTTGAACAATTTGGTGAACCAGCTGAAGTTCTTAAAGTTTGTGAGGTTGAAGAACCAATTGCTCAGGAAGGAGAGGTCCTGGTTCGAATGTTGGCGAGTCCTTTGAATCCCTCTGATTTATTAAATATCAGAGGTGGTTACTCAACTCGACCTGACTTGCCTGCTACTCCAGGATTTGAAGGTGTTGGAATTGTAGAGGCGAGTGGGGGTGGCTTGCGCGGGACCCTTTTGAAAGGGCGGCGGGTGGTTGTGTTAAATCGAAAAACTGGTAACTGGGCTGATAAAATTGTGATATCTAATCAGTTCGTTATTCCTGTTTCTTCAAAATTATCATTGGAAGAATCCGCCACTTTCTTTGTTAATCCAGCAACGGCTTATATTTTAGTGAAGCAAATTCTTCGTATGCCGAAAAATCAATGGTTACTTCAAACGGCGGCAGCATCCGCAGTTGGCAAGATGGTCATTCGACTGGGAAATTATTATGGCTTCCAGACACTCAATGTGGTCAGGCGTCATGGACAGGCTGAGCAGTTGAAAAAGCTGGGAGCCAAACATGTGATTGTTTACAATTCAGAACATGACAACGAGCGTATATTAATAGATCAAATTCGTAAAACTCTGGGGAGCAGTGAAATTCACTTTGCCATCGATCCTATTGGAGGTCCGACGGCTTCATCTATTGTCAAGGTGCTCGGAGAGCGGTCGAAATTCGTTCTTTATGGTTCTTTGGGAAATGCACCTTTAGAATTTCTGTCACGGGAATTAATTAGAAATGGCGGGAGCATTGAAGGATTCTGGTTGGCCCGTCAGATGGAATTAATATCTTTACCAGCAAAAATAAAACTAGTTGCCAATCTGACCACACTGATTCGTAAAGGAGTGTTGTCTACAGAAATTGGAAATATATTCCCTCTTGAGCAAATCAGTCTGGCAGTTGAGGAAGCCGAGAAGACGGGAAAATCTGGAAAGGTATTACTTTCTATGCAACAGAAGACCTGAGTTTACTAAAAAAGAGTCTTAAAACATGGTTCTTGTTTGATTGTAGATTTTTCGAATGTTCAATAATCTTTTTTTTCTGGCCATCAGCTTTGAACTGAGTTTGTATCTTATTACGCTGTTTGCACTCAGTCGTATTCAAGTAGAGTCTCGAGAAGAAACAGTATTGCTACGTTTCAAATCTTCATTGCCTATGTCAGCAATTTTGTTCTCTGGCGTTATCTTGTTATCTGCCTCTATCGGATCAACTAACTTAAGTGTGATTCATGAATCACTGCAAAGAATGGGCCAGGAAAGTGATTTGTCATTGAATCTCTCCGCTCCGGCGCTAGGAATTTTTCTAATTATGACTGGTGCCGCTTTTCGAATGGGAACTGTTCCGACCAATTTTTGTGTGAGATTTATCCAAAAGGAGATGCCGTATTGGGTTTCAATTTTATCTGCTCTTGCTTTTATCTGTTTGGGGCTGATATTTTTAGTTCTGTTTGTCAATAAAATCACTGTAATTTCTTTCGTAGATGCAGAACAGATTCTGTCTTTACTTGCTTTAATTGTGCTTACTACAACAGCGGGGCTTTTGTTAATTGAGAAAGAACTGAAGGCCATTTTGGTTTTATTCATGATGCAATTCACTGGTGTTTTCCTTGCACAACTTTCATCAACTTGTTGGAAGTGGCGCCATGATTCAAGTGAATTCGAAGCGAGTTCTATTCTTGATGCTATAAAAGAGTTTTTTCCTGAATTGCTATTATCTTATCTGGCAATTTTGGGGCTGGCCTGCTTGCTGGATAGTTTGAGTGATCGTCAATCAGAAGTTAATTATCCGAATCAGATACAAGGCCTGATTGGTGATCAACGTTTTTTGGGAAGTGCAGCGATTTTTTTGTTAGCGATACTGATAGGATTTCCAGGTTTGTCTGTGTTTCGAATGCGATGGCAGACTTTAATTTCACTGTTTGAAATTCACCAGGAATCACCGGTGGGAATGATACCAACAGTGCATTTAGGATATCTGGGGCTAGGGACGGTGATCGTCATTTCATCAATGATAGTAAGTTTTGTCTGTGCTAAATTGATGATACAGATTTGCTTTGTAAAACCTTTGGCCCGCTACCGTCAAATTGCGCATAAAGGTATGGCATTGATATGTTTTTGTAGCGTGATCAGTCTGTTGATTTTGAATCTGAGGATGATCGTTAAGTTTTAAACAAGCTTCAAAAGAATAGAAAATTTTAAGAAGCTCTTTTGTCTTCCTGATAGACCTTATAGATAAAAACATGCTTACAGTGTGGGCAATCAACAGAACAACCAAGCCGTTTGGATTGATATTCCAGAGAAGCTTGCTGTCTGAACTGATTGATTCCGTATTTTGGTGTGATTTTCTTTTCACAGGCCGGACATATTACTGCGGATTCGTTATGAATCATCTGATTATTTCCCCATACATCGAATTTTGTACAAAAACCAAGCTCTGTACTCTATTATTCTCAGGTTTTAAAGTCAAAACGAATCTGATGCTTTATACGAAACAATCATACTTAGCAGTTAAACCCCTTCAAATATTCTCAGCTTAGTGAATGCTATTTTCAGATGGCTTGCTATGGTGTAAACTCGTACTCTGATGATGAATAAATACAGAGGGGCGGCAGTTCCATGCAGGCAACCCCGTTCAACTCCATCTCAGTCCCTGAACGGGCTAGACGAAACTGCCGCCACCTGTTTTAAATTATTCAATCATAGATAAATGATATGTTTATATAATACTATTTTAAAAAATGGGTATGACAACTGTTTGGCACACCACACAATTTTATCAAAAATAAATAAAGATTCAGGCCAGCATTTTATCGTATTTTTTAACTCACAGAAATAGCACACAACACCACGTCACTTATGACCACTGTTTCGCTTGAAACAGTAAATGCACTTACTACTTTTAGACAGATGCTGGAATGATTCAACAGACCAAGGTAAGCTAAATACAGAATTTTGTCCAATAATTTTTTCTGTATAGCAACGAAGGTTTAGTGTGAGAGTCGTTACTTTTGGTGAAGTCATGTTGAGACTGGCCCCTCAAAATTCTTTGCGAGTCAGGCAATCAATACCCGGTACTTTAGAATCTACATTCGGTGGTGGTGAACTCAATGTCGCTGTTTCTATTGCTCTTCAAGGAGGAAACTCAGCCTTTGTTACTGCTTCTCCTGATAACCTAATAACAGATTCGCTCGTTCAGGAAATGGGGAAAATAGGAGTAGACTGCAATCTGATCCACCGGAGTAAAACAGGTCGATTTGGTATTTACTTTGTCGAAACGGGGGCCAATCAGCGGGGAGGTACGGTAACTTATGATCGCGAGTTTAGTTCGATTGCTTTGGCCTCTCCTGAGACGTTTGACTGGGATCAAATATTCGAGGGAGCAACCTGGTTTCATATCACAGGGATTACCCCCGCAATTAGTGAATCTGCGGCACGCTTATCTCTGAAGGCTTTAGAGGCGGCTCGTCAGCGCAATGTGATGGTCTCTTGCGATTTAAATTTCCGAAAGAAACTCTGGAACTGGAAAGCAAATACCAAACCACAAGAGTTAGCGAGAGAGACGATGCATTCTCTGGTTCAATATGTCGATTTCATTATCGCCAATGAAGAAGATGCAGATTTGTCACTGGGCATCAGGGCGCCTGAGTCAGATGTCGAATCGGGAGAATTAAGTATTAAAGGTTATATTTCGGTTGCAAAACAAATCACCGAAAAATATCCCAATGTAAAACAGGTTGCAATCACATTGCGTGAAAGCATTTCAGCCAGTCATAATAACTGGGGAGCGATGTTATATAATCAGTCACAGCAGCAAGCTTACTTTGCTCCATGTGATGCACATGGGCAATATACCAGTTATCAAATTCATAACATCATCGATCGGGTTGGTGCCGGTGATTCCTTTGCAGGCGCTTTGATTTTTGCTCTGAATACACCAGAGCTTTCTTCTGCAGAGACTGCAATCCGTTATGCTGTTGCCGCCAGTTGCCTGAAGCATAGTATTCAGGGAGATTTTAACTATTCAACTCGTGCAGAAATTGAAGCACTGATGAATGGTAGTGGATCAGGCCGTGTTCAAAGATAG
This window encodes:
- a CDS encoding class I SAM-dependent methyltransferase — encoded protein: MKDSKTRFSDRVENYTKYRPGYPPQVLELLKTECGLTPDSLIADIGSGTGISTRLFLDHHNTVYGVEPNAEMRAAAEAFLKDYPQFHSIDATAEQTHLPADIIDFIIAGQAFHWFQHDRTKQEFQRILKPQGWVVLIWNERLVDTTPFLIAYEKMLLEFATDYQQINHTNITLAELEQFFDPHPIEHRTFPNHQIFDFPALKGRLLSSSYCPNLGEAGYEEIMKRLQEIFEENQTEGKIMFEYKTTLYFGHVK
- a CDS encoding alpha/beta hydrolase yields the protein MDLIYTGKVTGALSQQLVETYADSLKDPIAAEKTDEFTSWKILYATNRLPETNSEGMTRYANEYGTELAYGTGHVQISRTNKSDLKTKVIQTLWQGAPAPEGQVEIASLTPANEAPFFENLNTLIERSPQKDVFLFVHGFNVNFSSSITRAAQIANDLPFNGAIICYSWPSQGGVEKYLLDGEVANASVEPMAHFLESLVNSVPPGTKINLMVHSMGNRVVMRALNRLPEHFTKIKPFQNVILAAPDVGVSEFKELAPTIIAQSNRVTLYSGSGDVALVASKAVNQERRAGDSREPLVMDGIETIDVSAVDTSFMSHSYYGSNRAVLSDLFSLIKQDTSASNRKWLISKSYLGMNYWTFDKEPPEIKKVRSTSL
- a CDS encoding CPBP family intramembrane glutamic endopeptidase, whose translation is MRYWFLLLRAKSVTALFQLNPDRCQLEISLPVMLALLWISFQFINSITREWSQWQTTSIKPNVISLETVIASCMITFFFGVVILCTLAVSHHHSLQKLGFRANDKRGQLRDGSIGFLLLLIPVMSLLLVTHSFRTEETMHPFLLLLKEHPEFSTIAWISISAVVVAPLFEELIYRIILQSWLENFLHPIVAISISSMVFSFVHGFPDCIPLFPLAFILGTLFYYRRSYASIVMTHALFNGINLAFALANQQSPS
- the trpC gene encoding indole-3-glycerol phosphate synthase TrpC, giving the protein MDNILEEIIATKQIEVSQAKARLPFEQLAEQLTDAPSIRDFVNSLKIHAPVGMIAEVKKASPSAGLIRKDFHPVDIARTYEASGAACISVLTDEHYFQGHLDYLKAVRRAVSIPVLRKEFIIDRYQILEARVAGADSVLLIAECLDDSQLEDLYAYAMELGMSALVEIYDPQNLERVLKLSPPMLGINNRNLKTFVTTLDHSIQFSSEIPQNCLLISESGIQNRQDVLRLQNSGVGGILVGETLMRAPDIGEKVSELLGTNV
- a CDS encoding phosphoesterase, translated to MSNTEQQVEHVMVVPTLLFHEVGYFQGFNGQVDSYLKTLFDPTYISFRPRDTVEEDPSFKQLIPYCIFRHEGEIFYYTRGSKGGEQRLHAKRSIGIGGHISSEDDAKAGSTYREGMEREIDEEVVMETGYTEQCVGLINDDETEVGKVHLGIVHIFDLELPKVLPREESIIKTGFDSPEKLLQELDQFETWSQICLKGLFEPS
- a CDS encoding type III secretion system chaperone, whose product is MKITFRGWIVIGCFMAVLSVMAILGAGVQAQQPASKKTAMTTSQKNPGQISEAQLGNLLKAMGLNTTKKKKRYDFQFKANQNKEEWELSMSAVLSENGEWVWVMAWLDPLPRSAADVPRTAMLRLLSDNDRMGNGKFFAYIASNRRFVLQRVIPNQNMTTKRFHGILSDLGSSVVQYYPHWSTDNWKRSSAPQSQGTAQKSVVRPTQTASGASNFTPKKQN
- a CDS encoding zinc-dependent alcohol dehydrogenase family protein, translated to MRAIRFEQFGEPAEVLKVCEVEEPIAQEGEVLVRMLASPLNPSDLLNIRGGYSTRPDLPATPGFEGVGIVEASGGGLRGTLLKGRRVVVLNRKTGNWADKIVISNQFVIPVSSKLSLEESATFFVNPATAYILVKQILRMPKNQWLLQTAAASAVGKMVIRLGNYYGFQTLNVVRRHGQAEQLKKLGAKHVIVYNSEHDNERILIDQIRKTLGSSEIHFAIDPIGGPTASSIVKVLGERSKFVLYGSLGNAPLEFLSRELIRNGGSIEGFWLARQMELISLPAKIKLVANLTTLIRKGVLSTEIGNIFPLEQISLAVEEAEKTGKSGKVLLSMQQKT
- a CDS encoding proton-conducting transporter transmembrane domain-containing protein, producing MFNNLFFLAISFELSLYLITLFALSRIQVESREETVLLRFKSSLPMSAILFSGVILLSASIGSTNLSVIHESLQRMGQESDLSLNLSAPALGIFLIMTGAAFRMGTVPTNFCVRFIQKEMPYWVSILSALAFICLGLIFLVLFVNKITVISFVDAEQILSLLALIVLTTTAGLLLIEKELKAILVLFMMQFTGVFLAQLSSTCWKWRHDSSEFEASSILDAIKEFFPELLLSYLAILGLACLLDSLSDRQSEVNYPNQIQGLIGDQRFLGSAAIFLLAILIGFPGLSVFRMRWQTLISLFEIHQESPVGMIPTVHLGYLGLGTVIVISSMIVSFVCAKLMIQICFVKPLARYRQIAHKGMALICFCSVISLLILNLRMIVKF
- a CDS encoding sugar kinase, with product MRVVTFGEVMLRLAPQNSLRVRQSIPGTLESTFGGGELNVAVSIALQGGNSAFVTASPDNLITDSLVQEMGKIGVDCNLIHRSKTGRFGIYFVETGANQRGGTVTYDREFSSIALASPETFDWDQIFEGATWFHITGITPAISESAARLSLKALEAARQRNVMVSCDLNFRKKLWNWKANTKPQELARETMHSLVQYVDFIIANEEDADLSLGIRAPESDVESGELSIKGYISVAKQITEKYPNVKQVAITLRESISASHNNWGAMLYNQSQQQAYFAPCDAHGQYTSYQIHNIIDRVGAGDSFAGALIFALNTPELSSAETAIRYAVAASCLKHSIQGDFNYSTRAEIEALMNGSGSGRVQR